In the genome of Dermatobacter hominis, the window AGTAGACGCCCGCGCCAGTGAGCGCCTCGAGCTCGGGGACGCCGATCCGCCGGTAGCTGGCGCCCATCGTGAGGAGCACCGCCCCCGCCCTGATCGTCCCGCCCTCGGACAGCGTGAGGACCACGTGGTCGCCGTCGCGCTCGATGCCGGTGACTTTCTGCATGAAGGCGAAGTCGGCGCCGAACACCCAGGCCTGGTTGTAGGCGCCCTGCGCGAGCCGGCGGCCGCTGATGCCGCGGGGGAAGCCGAGGTAGTTGCGGATCAGCGAGCTCGACGTCGCCTGGCCCCCGACGCCGCCCTGGTCGACGACGAGCGTGCCGAACCCCTCCGACGCGCCGTACACCGCGGCCGAGAGCCCGGCCGGGCCGGCGCCGACGATCACGACGTCGAGCTCGACCTGCTCGAGGTTGGCCGGCGTCGGCGACCCGGCCGCCTCGGCGATCTCGAGGTTGGTCGGGTCCTGCAGCACCTGGCCGTTCGGGAACACGATGAGCGGGAGCTGCGGCGCCTCGCCGGCCCGCTCGACGAGCTGGCGGCCCTCGGTCGAGTCGGCCAGGCAGAAGTGGTGCGCGATCGCGCACTGCTGGAGGACCTCGCGCAGCTCGTGGGCACGTCCGGACCACGTCTCGCCGACGATGTGGACGGTGTAGGGGGCGGCGCGCTGGGACTCCGCCCAGTCGAGGAGCAGGCCCGACATGGTCTGGTGGAACAGCTCGTCGGGCGACTCCGCCGGGCGCAGCACGTAGTGGTCGAAGCGGCCGTGGGAGATGCCCTCGAAGATCGCCTCGCCCGACGCCTTCTGGCCCCAGTCGCCGTAGGAGATCAGCAGGCCGCGCATCGATCGGGGGTGGAGCCGCCGCACCTCTGTCAGGAAGTCGCTGCCCGTCATGCCCGACAGCCACTGCGCAGCGAGGACGAGCGCGACGTCGTGGCCGTCGGCGGCGAACGCCTCGAGCTGCTCCCGGGCCTCGATCGGCGAACGCAGGCACACGACGGTGTAGTGGCGGCCGTAGCGGTCGTGGAGCTCGCGCTCCACGTCGCACAGCCCGGTGGGGTCGTCGTCGACGGCGAGCAGGACAGGCGGCGCGGCCATGCGGGGCACTCTACGTTCCCTGCCGCGTCGACGACCCGGAGTTCGCCATGGCCTCCGGTCAGTCCAGCCCCAGGCGCCGGGAGTCGTCGCGGAACCGGGTCACCCAGTCCTCCGACACGCCGTCGGCCTGGCGCTTCATCGGTCCGTGGCCACCGTCGGGCTCGGGCGGGTCGATCCCGAGGCCGTCGAGCACCCGGCCGACCGTGGCGGCTCGCGAGCCGATGAACTCCTCGTACACCACGCGGATCGGCTCGCGCCCCGTGGCGTGGAACCACTCCTCCCACCGAGCGTCCCACCGGTGCAGGTCGTCGACGAGGAACCGCAGCGCCCGGTGGTCGTACTCGACGTCGCGGCGGCCGTCGGGTGCCTCGGCGGCGGTGCGCCACTGCTGGGTCTGGATCGCCTTCCACAGCGACACGGCCTGGGCGACCTTGTCGCGGCGGCGCACGAACACGATCTTGAGGTCGGGGAACACCTCGTCGAGCGCCTCGGTGAACGTGAGGTCGCCGAGCCCGTCGAGCTCGGCGATGCGGGCCCGGAAGTCGTCGAAGTAGTTCCACATCATCTTGGCGCCGAACACGCCGTTGGGCGTCGTGCCGCGGTGCACGACGTAGTCGAACCACCCGGCGAAGTCGCCGGGCTGCTCGGGCACGCCGGGGTCGAGCGGGGCCAGGCGGTCGGCGATGTCGGCCGCCTCGGGCTGCAGGAAGTACTGGCGGGGCTGGCGCGGCAGGCCGGTCGAGCGCAGCGACTCGAAGAACTCGTCGGGCACACCGGCGACGTCGGTGCCCTTGAGCAGCTCGCACAGGAGCGTGCTGCCGCTGCGCTGCGTCGCGCACACCAGGTACGCGGTGCCCTCCACCCTCGGATGCCTGCCGCTCACGTCACCCTCCTCCGATCCGTGCGGCGCGGACCGGGACGTAGGCTCGTCCCGGTATGACGCCGCCGAACGTCCTGTACCTGCACTCCCACGACACCGGCCGGTACGTCCAGCCCTACGGGCACCAGGTGCCGACGCCGAACATCCAGCACCTCGCCGACCAGGGCGTCCTCTTCCGGCAGGCGTTCTGCTCCGCGCCCGTGTGCTCGGGCTCCCGGGCCGCCCTGCTCACGGGCCAGTCGACACACGCGACCGGCATGCTCGGGCTGGCCCACCGCGGCTACCGGCTGACCCACCCCGACCGCCACGTCGTCCACGTGCTCCGGGACCACGGGTACTGGTCCGGGCTCATCGGCGAGCAGCACGTGTCGGCCGACCCCGCCGACGTCGGCTACGACCACGTCGAGGAGCTCGACAGCACCAAGGTGCGCGACGTCGCGCCGGCTGCGACCCGCCTCATCGCTGAGCGGGTGTCGACGGACCGGCCGTTCTTCCTCTCGGTGGGCTTCTTCGAGACGCATCGGGAGTACTTCGAACCCTCCTCGATCAGGGACGCCCTGTACTCGCGCCCGCCCGACGGCATCGTCGACACGCCCGCCACCCGACGCGATGTTGCGGCGTTCAAGGCGAGCGCCCGTTCGCTGGACCAGGGGGTCGGCGCGGTGCTCGAAGCGCTCGAGGAGCACCACCTCGCCGACCGGACGCTCGTGATCCTCACGACCGACCACGGGCTCGCCTACCCCGACGCCAAGGCCACGATGTTCGACCGCGGCATCGGCGTGATGCTCGTCCTGCGTGGCCCCGGCGGCTTCGTCGGCGGACAGGTCCGCGACGCCCTCGTGTCGCAGCTCGACATCTACCCCACGATCTGCGACGTCGTCGGCATCGAGCGACCGGAGTGGCTCGAGGGCGAGTCGCTGGTCCCGCTCGTGACGGGGCAGGTCGAGTCGGTCCGCGACGAGGTGTTCGCCGAGGTGACCTACCACGCCGCGTACGAACCGCAGCGGGCGATCCGGACCGATCGCTTCAAGTACATGCGGCGCTTCGACGCCGACCACCGGGGGCGGGTGCTCGCCAACCTCGACGACGGGCCGACGAAGGACGTCCTGCTCGCCGCGGGCTGGGGCGAGGTCGAGCCGCCGGCCGAGGCGCTCTACGACCTCGTGCTCGATCCGGCGGAGGGCACGAACCGCATCGACGACCCCGCCCTGGCCGACGTGCTGGCTGACCTGCGGGCCCGGCTCCGGGACTGGATGGAGCGCACCGGTGACCCCCTCCTGCGGGGCCCGGTCCCGCCGGCTCCCGGCACCCAGACGAACAGCGTCGACCAGGTGTCGCCGAGCGAGCCGACCACCTCGCACTGAGGGCACCGCGGAGCGGGCGAGCGCCATGTCACTTTCTAGCCCGGAACTCCGATGGGTCAGGTCAGCAATCCGGGCGGCTCAGCCGTAGGCCGCCGCCTGCTGCCGGTACATGCGGGCGTAGCCGCCCTGGGCCGCCATGAGCTCGTCGTGGGTGCCGCGCTCGGCGATCGTCCCGCCGTCGAGCACGACGATCTCGTCGGCCCGGCGCACCGACGAGAACCGGTGCGAGATCAGGACCGTCACCTGCCCGGACCCCTCGGCGACCCGGCGGTAGGAGTCGAACGTCCGCTGCTCGGCCTCCGGGTCGAGCGAGGCCGTCGGCTCGTCGAGGACGGTGCACAGCGGGGCGGCCGGCACCAGCGAGCGGGCGACGGCGAGGCGCTGCCACTGACCGCCCGACAGCTCCTGGCCGTCGGCGTACATCCGACCCAGGTGGGTGTCGAGGCCGTCGGGGAGGCGGTCGACCACCGTCGCGGCGCCGCCCCGCTCGACGGCCTCGCGGATGCGGGCGTCGTTGTCGGGCCCGGTGCCGTCGAGCGTGGCCACGTCCCCGATCCCGACCGTCGTCCTCGCCGTCGCCTCGAGGCGGAGGAAGTCCTGGAAGGCCGCGCTCAGCCGGCGTCGCCACGCCCGGACGTCGAGGTCCGCGAGGTCGGTGCCGTCGACCGTGATCCGTCCCGACGTCGGGCGGTACATGCCGGTCAGCAGCTTGACGAGGGTCGTCTTGCCCGCGCCGTTGTCGCCGACGACCGCGACCGTCGTCCCCGGTGCGAGCCGGAGGGAGACGTCGTGGAGGACCGGCGTGTCGGTCCCCGGGTACGTGAACGACACCGCGTCGAACGAGATGCCGTCGACGAGGTGCTCGGGCGGGTCGAGCGTGCCCGCGTACGTCGCCTGCGCCCGGTCGTGGAGGTCCCGCAGCCACAGGAACCGGTCAGCGGTCCGCAGCGCCGACGCGGCGTCGCGGGCCGCATCGGCGGTCTGCGCGACGTTCGTGCGGATCACCAGGGCGAGCTGGCTCACGAGCACGATGTCGCCGATCGACGCCCGGCCGTCGATCGCGAGCCGGGCCGTCACCAGCAGCGCGCCGACGTAGCCGGCGGCGAGCGCCAGCCAGCCCACCGAGGCCAGCGCCGACGATCGGAGCGCGCCGACCAGCTGGATGCGGGAGACCTCGGACCACAGCTCGTCCGCACGGTCGTCCATGCGGTCGACGGCGTCGAACACGCGGAGCTCCATGGCCGGGGTGGGGGACAGGAACAGCTGGTGGATCTGCGTGGACGCCCGCTGGCGCTCCGCCGCCCGGACGGTGGCCTGCTCCACGTGGCGCTCGGACCTCGGCACCAGGATCGCCGCGGGGACCGCGAACAGCGGCATGAGCAGCAGCCACGGCGAGACGGCGGCGAGGAGCCAGAGCGACGCGACCATGCTGAGCGCCAGCGCCGCCGTCCGCGACAGCGTGAACACGGACCGCATGAGCGTGGGGCCGCCGCTGCGGACCAGGGCCAGGTTGTCGAGGCACTCGGGTCGCTCCAGGTGCTCGACGCCCGGCACCGCCGCCGTCAGCCGGAGCGAGGTGCGGTCGATCACGAGCCCGACCTGGTTGGTCACCACGTGCTCCGTGTCGCTCATGGCCCGCCCCGCGGAGCCGAGCAGGCCCGCGGCGACGGCGCCGACGGTCGCGGCGACGGCGGCCGCGGCCCAGGACCCGTCGAAGGCCGTGTCGACGATCCACCCCATGGCGAGGCTCTGACCGGCCCCGGCGAGCGCGCTGAGGACGAGCGTGACGACGAGCAGCACGAGCAGCCGCGGGTCGGCGTCACGGGTGACCTCCCACATCAGGCCGGCACGACGCCGGTTCGACGCGGTCGAGATGGCGACGTCGCTCACGGGGCCTCCTCCTCCGGCACCCCGTCCGCCGGCGGACCGGGCGGTACGGTCCGCTCGTCGCGGAACCGGCGGGCCTGCAGCTCGTACAGCTCCGCGTAGCGGCTGCCGAGGGCCATCAGCTCCGCATGGGAGCCGTCCTCGGCCACGCGACCGCCGGCCAGGACGACGATCCGCTCCGCCCGCCGCACGGTCGAGAAGCGGTGGGACACCACGACGGCGGTGCACCCGGCGGCGTGCGTGAGGAGCTGGTCGAACAGCTCCACCTCCGCGCTCACGTCGAGGCTCGCGGTCGGCTCGTCGAGGATCACGACCTGTCCGCCGACGGCGGCGGCGTACATGGCACGGGCCAGCGCGATGCGCTGCCACTGCCCTCCCGACAGGTCGACGCCGCCCGTGAAGGCTCGGGAGAGGATCGTCTCGTCCCCCTCGGGGAGACCGTCGACGATCGTCGCGGCGCCGGCGGCGACCGCGGCGCGACGCGACAGCGACCGCGCGTCGGCCCGACCCGGGTCCGCCAGCGAGATGTTCTCGAACGCGGAGAGCTCGAAGTGGGTGAAGTCCTGGAAGATCACGGCGAGGCGGCGCCGCCAGGCGCGGAGGTCCAGATCGTCCAGATCGGTGCCGTCGACCAGGATCCGGCCGGCCGTCGGCCGGTAGAAGCCGGCGAGGAGCTTGAGCAGGGTGGTCTTGCCGGCGCCGTTCTCGCCGACGATCGCCACCGACCGCCCGGGTTCGAGCACCAGGTCGAGACCGTCCAGCACCGGGCTCGTCCCGTCCGGATAGGTGAAGCCGACGCCCTCGAATGCGATCACCGGCACCGCCGTCCCGATGGCCGGCACCGGACGATCGGCGACCCGGCGCCGCTCCTCGCCGTGGTACTCCTCGAGCCGGGCGACGGCGTCCATCTGGGGCACCGCGGCCTCGATGGAGAACGCCTCCCAGCCCATCGGTCCGAGCACGCGCGCCACGGCCACCACCCCGCCGAGGGCGGCGGTGAGCTCGGCGGGCGTGATGGCGCCGTCGACGCCGAGGCGGGCGAGCAGCAGGAACGGCACACCGGCGGCGAGGGCGTTGAGCGCGAAGACCTCCCAGTGGAGGCGGTGGGCGCCGAGGAGCACCCTGGACAGCTCGTCGACGGGTCGGCGAGCGTGGTGGTGGAACCGCTCCAGCGCCCAGTCGGCGAACCCGAAGAGGCGGACCTCCTTGGCGCCGTGCTGTGCGCCGAGGATCTCGGACCAGTAGGACGCGGCGCGGCCGTCGGCGGTCGTGTCCACCATCCCCGAGGCGATGGCGGCGGCGTAGTGGCGTCGCAGGAGCGACCGCTGCCACGCGGTGAAGGCGAACGCCGCGACGCCGGCGGCCACCGACGACCGGGCGACGACGGCGGCCGCGGCGACGGCGCCGACGAACCGGGTGAGGAGCCACAGCTGGCCCTCCGCACCTGCGCCCAGGTTGAAGAGGTAGGCGTTCTCGATCGGCAGGGCGGCGGCGTCGCGGACCACCTGCGACTCCAGGTGCTCGACGCCGGGGCGCGCCGACACCGCCCGTCGGACCGTCCGGCGGACGCGCCCGTTCACCGTGGACGCGACCCAGTCGCGGAAGGGCACCAGCATCGACTGGGTGACCTGATCCACCGCGAGGAGCGCACCGACGACGGCGAGCGGCACGGCCACGGTCGAGAGCGCGCCGCCGTCGGTGGCGACCTCGACGACCCGGCCGACCAGCCACGCAACGGCGATGGCGATGCCGGCCGGGAGCAGCGAGACGGCGAGCATCGCTGCGGTGATCCCCACGCGCGAGCCCAGCGGGACCACGCCGAGCAGGCGCAGGAGCCGCAGCCGGTCGTGCACCAGCGCCCGCACGTCCACCCGGACCCTCGACCCCGTCACCGCTGCCACGGGCACCACCGTAGTTCACAGACCGACGGTCGGTCTGTGAATTCGGTCGGGTCGCAGGGTGCGGCACACTGGGCGGGTGACGGTCCGGAAGGAGCAGGCGGCGCAGTCGCGGCGGCACCTCGTCGACACCGCGCTCCGCCTCTTCGTCGACCAGGGCTACGCCGCCACGCCGATCAGCCAGATCCTGGACGAGGCCGGGACGTCGCGCGGGGCGCTGTACCACCACTTCCCCGACGGCAAGCGGGAGCTCTTCGTCGCAGTCGTGGACGTCGTCGACCACCAGCTGCACGAGGGCTTCGAGTCGATCCTCGAGGACGTGACGTCGCCGGTGGAGCAGATCGTCGCCGGCATCGACCTCCTGCTCCGCCTCGCCGCCGATCGGAGGTTCGCCCGCATCATCCTGATCGAGGCCGCGGCGGTCATGCCCGGGGCCTGGACCGACGGATCGGAGTTCCTGCTCCTGCGCGACGCGCTCGACCGCGCGATCGGCGCCGGCGAGCTGGCGCCCGTCCCTCTCGATGCCACCGCGTCGGCCCTCTACGGCGCGGCGCGGCGCGCTGCGGACTTCGTCGCCCGTGCCCCCGATCCCGACGCTGCTGCGTCCGACTGCCGCACCGCCCTGCTGCTGCTGCTCGACGGCCTCCGGGCGTGAGCCGGCCCGGCCGACGGACGTTCACGTCCGCGGCCGGCAGGGGTAGGGAACATCACATGGTGCGCCTGCGATCACCGAAGGTGCGGTTCCGGGACCGCGCCGACGCGGGCCGGCGCCTCGCCGAGCTCGTCGCCGACGTGCCGCTCGAGCGGCCGGTCGTGCTGGCGCTCCCGCGCGGCGGCGTGCCGGTCGCGGTCGAGGTCGCCGCCGCGCTCGGCGCACCGCTCGACGTGCTGGTGGTGCGCAAGATCGGCGCACGGGGCCAGCCCGAGCTCGCGGTGGGGGCGGTCGCCGAGGACGGCGAGGTCGTGCTCGACGACCTCGGGGTGGGCGGGACGCCGGCCGCCGTGCTCGACGAGGTGATCGAGCGCGAGCGCGCCGAGGTGCGTCGGCGGGTCGAGCAGTACCGCGGCGGGCGGCCGCTCCCCGACGTCCGCGGCGCCGACGTGGTGCTGGTCGACGACGGCCTGGCGACCGGGCTGACGGCCGAGGCCGCGGTGCGCATGCTGTGGGAGCGCGGCGCGGCCCGCGTGGTCCTCGCCGTCCCGGTGTGCGCCCGTTCGTCCGCATCGCGGCTGCGCCGTCACTGCGAGGTCGTGTCGGTCGGCGAGCCCGCGGGGTTCGGGGCGGTGGGCGCCTACTACGACGACTTCACGCAGGTGCCCGACGCCGAGGTGCTCCGCATCCTCGGCAGGGGCGGCCCGAGCGCCGGTCAGGCGCCGAGGGTGTAGATCCGGTA includes:
- a CDS encoding FAD-dependent oxidoreductase translates to MAAPPVLLAVDDDPTGLCDVERELHDRYGRHYTVVCLRSPIEAREQLEAFAADGHDVALVLAAQWLSGMTGSDFLTEVRRLHPRSMRGLLISYGDWGQKASGEAIFEGISHGRFDHYVLRPAESPDELFHQTMSGLLLDWAESQRAAPYTVHIVGETWSGRAHELREVLQQCAIAHHFCLADSTEGRQLVERAGEAPQLPLIVFPNGQVLQDPTNLEIAEAAGSPTPANLEQVELDVVIVGAGPAGLSAAVYGASEGFGTLVVDQGGVGGQATSSSLIRNYLGFPRGISGRRLAQGAYNQAWVFGADFAFMQKVTGIERDGDHVVLTLSEGGTIRAGAVLLTMGASYRRIGVPELEALTGAGVYYGSSTSEASSMTGGDAYIVGGANSAGQAALHLSRYAKRVTLVVRAGSLRAGMSEYLVRQIEATDNIDVLARTEVVGGGGEGRLEHLVLEDRDSGERSTVDAHGLFLLIGAQPCTEWLPDAVERDQQGFILTGQDVPDDGAWPLERRPLLLETSMPGVFAAGDVRHGAVKRVASAVGEGSIAIQLLHQYFADRGMQPHGRPAYSPDPTPAPDVRAGRVAADPVA
- a CDS encoding Stf0 family sulfotransferase yields the protein MSGRHPRVEGTAYLVCATQRSGSTLLCELLKGTDVAGVPDEFFESLRSTGLPRQPRQYFLQPEAADIADRLAPLDPGVPEQPGDFAGWFDYVVHRGTTPNGVFGAKMMWNYFDDFRARIAELDGLGDLTFTEALDEVFPDLKIVFVRRRDKVAQAVSLWKAIQTQQWRTAAEAPDGRRDVEYDHRALRFLVDDLHRWDARWEEWFHATGREPIRVVYEEFIGSRAATVGRVLDGLGIDPPEPDGGHGPMKRQADGVSEDWVTRFRDDSRRLGLD
- a CDS encoding sulfatase family protein; amino-acid sequence: MTPPNVLYLHSHDTGRYVQPYGHQVPTPNIQHLADQGVLFRQAFCSAPVCSGSRAALLTGQSTHATGMLGLAHRGYRLTHPDRHVVHVLRDHGYWSGLIGEQHVSADPADVGYDHVEELDSTKVRDVAPAATRLIAERVSTDRPFFLSVGFFETHREYFEPSSIRDALYSRPPDGIVDTPATRRDVAAFKASARSLDQGVGAVLEALEEHHLADRTLVILTTDHGLAYPDAKATMFDRGIGVMLVLRGPGGFVGGQVRDALVSQLDIYPTICDVVGIERPEWLEGESLVPLVTGQVESVRDEVFAEVTYHAAYEPQRAIRTDRFKYMRRFDADHRGRVLANLDDGPTKDVLLAAGWGEVEPPAEALYDLVLDPAEGTNRIDDPALADVLADLRARLRDWMERTGDPLLRGPVPPAPGTQTNSVDQVSPSEPTTSH
- a CDS encoding ABC transporter ATP-binding protein, which produces MSDVAISTASNRRRAGLMWEVTRDADPRLLVLLVVTLVLSALAGAGQSLAMGWIVDTAFDGSWAAAAVAATVGAVAAGLLGSAGRAMSDTEHVVTNQVGLVIDRTSLRLTAAVPGVEHLERPECLDNLALVRSGGPTLMRSVFTLSRTAALALSMVASLWLLAAVSPWLLLMPLFAVPAAILVPRSERHVEQATVRAAERQRASTQIHQLFLSPTPAMELRVFDAVDRMDDRADELWSEVSRIQLVGALRSSALASVGWLALAAGYVGALLVTARLAIDGRASIGDIVLVSQLALVIRTNVAQTADAARDAASALRTADRFLWLRDLHDRAQATYAGTLDPPEHLVDGISFDAVSFTYPGTDTPVLHDVSLRLAPGTTVAVVGDNGAGKTTLVKLLTGMYRPTSGRITVDGTDLADLDVRAWRRRLSAAFQDFLRLEATARTTVGIGDVATLDGTGPDNDARIREAVERGGAATVVDRLPDGLDTHLGRMYADGQELSGGQWQRLAVARSLVPAAPLCTVLDEPTASLDPEAEQRTFDSYRRVAEGSGQVTVLISHRFSSVRRADEIVVLDGGTIAERGTHDELMAAQGGYARMYRQQAAAYG
- a CDS encoding ATP-binding cassette domain-containing protein, whose product is MAAVTGSRVRVDVRALVHDRLRLLRLLGVVPLGSRVGITAAMLAVSLLPAGIAIAVAWLVGRVVEVATDGGALSTVAVPLAVVGALLAVDQVTQSMLVPFRDWVASTVNGRVRRTVRRAVSARPGVEHLESQVVRDAAALPIENAYLFNLGAGAEGQLWLLTRFVGAVAAAAVVARSSVAAGVAAFAFTAWQRSLLRRHYAAAIASGMVDTTADGRAASYWSEILGAQHGAKEVRLFGFADWALERFHHHARRPVDELSRVLLGAHRLHWEVFALNALAAGVPFLLLARLGVDGAITPAELTAALGGVVAVARVLGPMGWEAFSIEAAVPQMDAVARLEEYHGEERRRVADRPVPAIGTAVPVIAFEGVGFTYPDGTSPVLDGLDLVLEPGRSVAIVGENGAGKTTLLKLLAGFYRPTAGRILVDGTDLDDLDLRAWRRRLAVIFQDFTHFELSAFENISLADPGRADARSLSRRAAVAAGAATIVDGLPEGDETILSRAFTGGVDLSGGQWQRIALARAMYAAAVGGQVVILDEPTASLDVSAEVELFDQLLTHAAGCTAVVVSHRFSTVRRAERIVVLAGGRVAEDGSHAELMALGSRYAELYELQARRFRDERTVPPGPPADGVPEEEAP
- a CDS encoding TetR/AcrR family transcriptional regulator: MTVRKEQAAQSRRHLVDTALRLFVDQGYAATPISQILDEAGTSRGALYHHFPDGKRELFVAVVDVVDHQLHEGFESILEDVTSPVEQIVAGIDLLLRLAADRRFARIILIEAAAVMPGAWTDGSEFLLLRDALDRAIGAGELAPVPLDATASALYGAARRAADFVARAPDPDAAASDCRTALLLLLDGLRA
- a CDS encoding phosphoribosyltransferase, whose product is MVRLRSPKVRFRDRADAGRRLAELVADVPLERPVVLALPRGGVPVAVEVAAALGAPLDVLVVRKIGARGQPELAVGAVAEDGEVVLDDLGVGGTPAAVLDEVIERERAEVRRRVEQYRGGRPLPDVRGADVVLVDDGLATGLTAEAAVRMLWERGAARVVLAVPVCARSSASRLRRHCEVVSVGEPAGFGAVGAYYDDFTQVPDAEVLRILGRGGPSAGQAPRV